ATCcctaagttgtgtcttcaaatctttcccacaaatttccggaggtggactgtcaaacaccctcttgttcttcgtaaacaaattcctacttctacgatatggatgatctggtggtaggaatctccagtgacagtcaaaccaacacgttttccttccgtgttttagttggaaagcatcagtgttatcttgacaatatggacatgatagccttccatgcgttgtccatccagataacataccatatgctggaaaatcacttattgtccacattagtactgcccgcatttgaaagttttctttatacgaaacatcgtatgtttcagcaccttgagcccatagttgttgcaactcatatattagtggctgaagaaatacatcaagtgatctcttaggatgctctggtccgggaacgagaatcgagagaaacaaaaactctcgtcgcaagcacaagtttgggggtaggttgtatggtgtaagaatgactggccttagagaatactgtcttccactcttgccaaacgggctgaaaccatcagtacgcaaagtcgggatactttgattggaaatacTTCCACGcatttgcatctgaaggatgtctgatctcactatctgttgagtgctccgcatgccatctcattggttgcgctgtacgttcagacagatacaacctctgcaacctttccgtcaaaggcaaataccacatccttttatatggcactggatctcttccactcgtatctttataacgaggcttcccacaaaatttgcatgaaacccgctgttcatccgctctccaataaatcatgcagttatctctgcatacatctattacctgatacgataaaccaagaccagtttcgagtttctgaacctcgtagtatgaaccaggagctacattatcttcgggTACAATACCTTTTAtataatcagcaatcgcatccacacagtcttcagccaaattataatccgttTTAATgtccatcaatcttgtagcagatgataaagctgaatgaccatctctgcaaccttcgtacaatggttgctttccagcatccaacatatcataaaatctcctagcttctgcattgggtaaatcttcccctctaaaatgatcatttaccatctgctcagtacctacaccataatctacatccgttctaattggttcttctaatctaaccgctggctgaggttcgctagtactaccatgttcataatcagttttcccatgatgataccaaattttgtaacttcgtgtaaacccactcaaatatagatgagtccaaacatcccactctttaataacctttttatttttacaattagagcaaggacatcttaacatacatgcttttgcttccggttgtcggtgaactaaccccatgaattcggttataccacgttggtattcttccgtaagcaatctcgtgttcggatccaaatgaggtcgatcgatacaagaacgaaaataatttgaagaagacatgtttttttatgaatcaaaatcgtgtgtaaagagagtgagagggaggatgaagatatggagtgaatggagcggaagaggggtgcttgtatttatagttaaaATCCTTCCGatagaccgaggaaattccgacggaattccgatgccaacggctagttcgtcggaatttccttggaatttttaaaatcccccaacggctctctaacgtctataatatttcctcggaattcatcggttttttccgaggaatacaattttcctcggtattccataaaaatattccgacggaatgatatttcctcggagttccgtcggtatatttcgaggaaattctgaggaaaccaaattttgtgtttcctcggaatatactcGGAAagtcctcgggatattccgaagatttcattttccgtcggaatgtccgtcagaataccgctgttttcttgtagtgtcggTTGAATCTTGCATCAAACATTGGTGACAGCTGCATGTAGCAAACGTTGTAAAATACTTGTTTACACGTTAATATTAATTTCTATATACAtcacatttttgttttatttcctACAATTTTCACATATATCTAATCCATGTAAAAtgtaacataataaaattatgtttgtcGCAGGACAACACTTTAGAGACATTTTTTACTAACCCCCATGATAATGCAATACCCCCCATGATAATGCAATACCCCCCATGATAATGCAATACCCACAGTCCATCTGTAAGTATATTTTGATACATGCACCCATCTTTTTTTTGAAAGCTACATGTGCCCCTCTTATGGTGATTTGAATTTATCACTattgatttctattttattttgaaaatagttaaagtttttgaaaatttaaagaaGGAAATGAGTCGACTAAAAGAAAAGAACTGAATCaactatatattgttttaataaattctATGTAtcttgaaacaaaatatttttgattgtgTAAAGTGTGTAGATCTGTAACTAGGGAAACCTTCATAGTCTGgtgttcaaaaaataaaacctCGTCCAAGCATGCGGTGAAGCATGCCGAAATAAAATCGCAAGCTTGTCTTTTGACATCTCATGTTCATCTCACAAGATTGTCCGGAGTCCATCTCTAGAGAAGCATGTGGTGAAGCCCAACAGAGTTCGGTTCAAATCCTCTACAAATGCAGATATTATCTTGGCATCGAAAACCCATGAACTATATTCTCTCCAGGATCTGTCGCTATCCCACTATCTTCAAGCTGTTTACAACACCTACACCACATTTGCCAATGAATGCCGCCACTAAGTCTTTATCTACACTCTGTGTCCGTATGAAATCAGCTGCATCTACCTTCGCCATGCAAGAACTGAATCTCAAGTCTGATAAACTGGCTACTAAACTCCAGAAGCTGCCAATGTTGTCATCTCATCGCATGCTGCTTACTGGTTCACATTGGTCCGGATTTTGGTTTCCCTCCTAACTTCAGGTCTCGATTGTACAATGACCATCCGGACAAGTTCAAGACTGTGGATACTTCCTATGGAAGAGCACTGGAGCTTGTCTAATTGGCCAACCAAATGCCATCACCTGAAGTTGATTATAGAGGTTTGATTGTTGATCGTCCTTTGAAGTTCAAGCGTTTGAATCTCCCTCCGGAAAGGCTTAAATTTGAAGAGGAGACACCAAGATTACTTTATCAAGTTCAGAGAATCACCTGATGTGTGTCTTACAAGACATCATCTGAAGGTCTAGTGAGCGAGTCCATTGAGGCTGAGAAGCGAAAAAAGGACTTGGATAGACCATCTGACACATTTCAGGAAGGAGTTTGCGTTACCAAACAAGCTAAGAGCATTGATAGTGAGACATCCAGAGCTATTCTATGTGAGTCAAAAAGGCACATTGTTGATCAGAGAACGATTGATAGATCTTGTTCAAGAAGGAAATAGAATTAGACGTGAACGGACAAGGAAAGGTGCGGAATATAGCAATGATGATAACAGAGATGCAGGCATTGATAAGACTATCGTCTTTTGTTGGTATATCTCCAAACATGCATATGTAAAGtgtatagatttgtaaactATGGATTAAAAGTCTAgcgttcataaaaaaaaaaaggaaggaaACCTTAATAGTCTTTCTCAAAACCTACAGCTATGTTCGCTTCTTTCGCTGCATGGATGCTACAAATACAACAAAGGAGCGGCTGGTGATGGCGTAGATAGCACTGATGCTATAGCCATAGATTCAGGTGTGGAATATTTcagtgaagaagatgatgaggagGCATGGGTTAGTAGTGGTGAAAGTGTAGAATATTGGAGTAGAAAGCTCTCTTCTTCTGGTATGAGCAATGATAGAAGTAAAGAGTGTGTTATTGAATCCTGGTGATGTAAATTGCTAAAAGAGTAGAATAACCATCAACGTTTTCATATTGTATACTCACAAAATTGTACGAAACAACAAAAGAACAGTGTTTATGTTCGTTATCTTATTCTCCATCGGCTTGAAAATTtagcatacaaaaaaaaactgtgaaCGTTccctttcttattttcttaactGTTGTTCGAGTCTCTCAATAGCAGCACCAACACCACTTGTGACCTCGCCAATGTGGCTCGTGTCTTGTTTGTTGCCTTCGTTTGCCTTCTCCATGAGCTTCAGTTGTAACCAACCTGTTGAAATAATACGGCATGCACTTAAGTTTAAGCCAATATAACTCCTTTCACATGGTAAAAGACTTGTGGGCAATGTAAATTCCAAGATGCAAATTAGTTACCAAGAGGGAAGCAGACTGTAGCTCCAAGAACTGAACCGAGCATCACATTCCGCGCACGCCAAGCAAGAGACCCCGGCACTACCCAATTGTGATTAGAGATAAAGAGAGGTTAGGAGGAGACACAGAAGTGAGCATGCTGAATCTAAATGAGTCATAAGTGCAAAGGAGAATGTATCAAGTTACTGATTAAGCCAAATACGGCAGCAGTAGCTGAACCAGCTCCCACGAAATTGAAAACATCATGCACTCCTCGCGTCTCAGCTAAAAAGTTCTGTAGACTGAAGTATGAAGCGGTGAACATCCCGAGACGCATCCCTCCAATGAGGGAGCCACGAGTGACCCGGGTGAATCGTTTCTCCATAGCATCTCGCATCAATCTGTGTTGCTCTCGCTTGTCCTGTGTACTACCCATCTTCAACATCACCTCTGCATCCTTGCTCTGTTTCAAAACCACGGCCACTAATTTTAGCGTTGAGTTTAATACAAAGCAGACACAAAGATAAGAGGAACcgaaacataaatattaaggAACAACTAGGTCTTTTATAAATTGAAAGAAGACATACCACAGAAGCAGAAGCCTCTTTGCTGCCTCCATATAACATTCCAGCAAATATCCCAACAACAGTTGCTGTTCCCCAGTTTGGATTCCCAGCTAATCTTGAAGAGTTCTGTGTTTCATGTAATAATAACCATAAACCACTTCAAAACCCTACCTTTGTTCGAAAACAACGAATCGTCAACGCATTGCCTCTAAAGAAGGAACTTATCACAAAGAAATGATCCTTATCTATGCATTCGAACAAAAGAAGCTTACGCCTGGGATGGTTTCTTCTGGATTGTCTACCGCTTCCATAGATCAAAATTTACTACAGTATCGAGAAAAAGATAAATCCCCGATCTTCCTCTCCGCCGCAATCGCTTTGTAATTGTTGAAGACGACCAGAACAGTTCCATTAATCGTCGGCGATAAATCTTAACCGGTTAAGTCTAATTTAACCGGATGAATTTGTTTTCCCCGGTTGGATTAaaccaaaattatttattactttcgGCACGACGTCGTTTTCgttatctttttattattagCCTTTTGTCCTCTGCTTCGTTGTTTAGCCGCCGGGAAAAGCAGAGAGAGTCGCCATGGACGCAGCTCATTGCTACCTCGAAGGAAACGCAGACGCAGTAGAGTTCTGTCCTCACGAGCCTCACGCGAACTTGCTTGCAGCTTCTACTTACACACTCCAAGAAGGAGATCTTCCCTCTCGATCCGGCTCCGTCTATCTATTCGACGTCGAACATTCTCGTTTGAATCTCCTCCATAAAGTCGACACCACCGGAGTCTTCGATATCCGTTGGAGCCGCGGTGGCGGCGAAAGCTTGGCGCTTGCTCAAGCTGACGCTGATGGGTGCTTGAGAGTTTACAAGGTCGATGACACTGAAGACAAAGGTAACGACTTTATCGATATTGCAGTAAAGGAACACACTTGTTGGTTTGGTCTTAAGACAAAGTCTTATGCTTTGCAACAGGTTATTGTCTGAGAGAAGTCGCTGGTGAAAAAATCAGTTCATCAATGTGTCTTTATCTCGATTGGGATCAATCATCAACATCGATTGTAGTTGGTTTATCCGATGGCTCTGCTTCTGTTGTTTCATTCACTGATTCCAATCTAGAGACAGTCCAAGAATGGAAAGGACACGACTTTGAGGTTTGGACAGCTTCGTTCGATCTCAACAACCCTAGTTTGGTCTACACTGGATCAGATGATTGCAAGTTCAGCTGCTGGGATATCAGAGACAATCCAGGGGACAATCGGGTTTTTCAGAATTCGAAAGCTCACACAATGGGTGTTTGCTGCGTTTCGCCGAGTCCGAGTGAGCCTTACTCTGTATTCACTGGAAGTTATGATGAGACTTTGAGGGTTTGGGACACGAGGTCTGTTTCCAGACCTGTGAATGAAGTATCGGTGTCTTTGGGTGGAGGAGTGTGGAGAATCAAGCACCATCCGTCTGTGCGTGGTGTTGTTTTGGTGGCTTGTATGCATAATGGTTTTGCTGTAGTTAAGGTTGGTGGTGGGAAAGGTGAAGTGATGGAGAGTTGCAGCAAGCATGAGTCTCTTGCTTATGGAGCAGATTGGTATAAGGGGAAAGATCAGAAGCGGAGTCTTGTGGCAACTTGCTCGTTCTATGATAAGCTTCTTCGTTTATGGAAGCCTGAAACTGCGTTTGAGATTTGAAGTTGCTTGatccttttttttaattgtttgccTAGATTGTTGAATTTCAAATTGCAATGCTTTTTTCAATAAGATCTTCAAGATTGTGTGCTGGTTAAACCAACACAGAGTCCGTAATTTACTTTGTCAACTTCAGAAGGCAATACTATCGTTATAGCACAATACCTGCAGTCTCCAGTGATTCAGCAAAAGGAAGCTACACAAATCCTTAATTCCATTAACCAAACTAAACTATGGATGTTTTGTCTGACAAAGAGAAGGGGtgtttcgttttatttggtttaagGGAGAAATCACGATCTATCAATTTGAAGACATAGGTTTCAGAGTTCATCAAAGCTTTTGATCAGTACACCCACTTGAGTACGTAAAAATACAAGCTTACCTTTCCGGTACTCTCAGTATAACAGGACAAAGCAATGTCAAGTGGTTCAATTATAAAGAATCTCCAAGAAGCTTTTTACTCAAATTAGTTTTCCATTAACCAAACTAGAGCACAAACAGCACAGCAGtgttaatgttttgtttaaagCAAAGTGAAAACCACAAGTATCTTTCCTTATTTGGGTACTTGACAATATGTAACATATAACATTCTTCTTCATTTCCACTGTTTATAGTTTCAGAGTTTTCACTCAAGCTGGGAAGAGTTAATTGGAGATAGCACCAGCTTCAGTAAGTAGAGGCACAAGCTTGCCTTGCTTGTTACTCTCCATCACTCCTGCAAATACACCCAAATGTTTTTAGTTAGTTCTTCTGGCCATTAATGCGCAGAGAGTTTGTACAGTGTTGTTGTCTTACTATCGCATCCACCGATATGTTTGCCTTTGATGAAAACATTAGGAACAGTGCTCTGTCCAGTCCACTCAGATAAAGCTGATTGGATCTCACCTCCATCACCTGTTAAAAGTAGAGCAATTAGTTGATTAGTTGTCAATTAGGAGAGCATGGAACATATAATAATCCAGGTTGACAGAGATTTTGGGTTTCTTACTCATCTCATCGAGCTCAAGTACTTTAAAAGTTGCACCTAGCTGTGTCAACAACTGTTTCACCCTCTGGCAATAACCACAGTAAGTCTTGCTGCAATAGTGAACATGATCAACGAGATGAAGTATTATAACAACGAGATGTGAATCAATTAGTAGACATAATAAAGCAAAGGGGAAAACTTTGAGACTCCTACGCAATCAACATTTAGTAGCAGCATCCATTATGTTTGTAAAAGCTTCACTATAACATCAGTTTCAAAAGCAATTAACGATGATATAAAAGCAGAAACTCAGAGCAAACGAAAAGACTGAAGCTCTTGATCAACCAAAAACATGGAGATAGAGACTTAAATACGCAAGTTATCAAACAGAGCATCACAGATGAAAAAACGAAAAAAGATGGGAAATTTCAACCTGAAGACAACGACCGGGTGAGCGGAGACGATCTCTTTGGCCTTGTTCACGACAACCTCCATCTCTTCCTTGTTCAATCGATTTCCACTGAACATAGAACCCATCTCTTCCTCTTACCTAAACAGTAGATATTCTTTGAAGGAATCGGACAGAACAACTCCTATAGATTCCTTTCACTCGACTTTCGTTCCCAATCTTGCTGGCTGTTCAAAGAATTTTATCGTATACTTTTCTAGTTTGTGAGAAGAAAGAAATAATCGTTTACTTTTGTGCCTATTTAGAACATCCGGagtacttatataattaaatattattttttttttgttttgtttttgtttaaataatgaAGGATCCGAATCAAAATGGTAAGTTCCATTGCAGaattttaggtatataaatattattatttatttttttaatataattttagaaagaaaaatttaaataaaacatgattaaataaaaacatgattaaatATACAGATTACacataagggtttataaaatataacgGTAGCTAAACACACGGTCAAAGCAGAGGAAAAGACTTAAGCATTCTCCTAATTCATCTGTGAGAAGACTCACCACTCTTTCTGCTCAAGTATTTACTCAGTATTTCAGAGCACTCTTTTCTTTCCAGACATACACACATCAATGGAGTAGTTTTCCCATCTCCAACCACATTGAACACAAATAAGTCTCCTATCTCGCAACTGTTATCGAGATAGAACTTTCTCCAGCCTCTTGTGATGTAAAACTTGCTGCATGATTCGGTAAATCGCAAACTCACATTCCATGAATTTCCCTCTTTGTTCACCAGTATCGTCTCTTGGCATTGTTTGTTCAAAGCAGTAGAACTCGTAGCTCCCACAGAAAGATACTGCAAACAAATAACGTAAAGACACATAATAGATTAAACAATTAATTTGACTAACTAAATTGACTCACAAGTTTGTCTTCTTGTAGATTTGAAACAGTGACCTCAGCCAAAAAACAGTAGTcgaatgagaaagaagacattGCCCATGTTCCTcctgaaatataaaaaacaattttccacGTCAAAAACATCTTAGAAGTTTGCTATGCTATAATATATCTAACTCGCATATTTTTCTACATAATTATAGATGTTAGAAAGCAAAATAATGTACCAGTATTGTTGGTCGTCTGATGTTagaaagcaaaataaaaataaaacatgattaaataaaaagatgattaaataaaaagatacaaCATGAGgccttataaatatttaagatgattaaatttaaaaatacaacatgaTTATGAATCACCAAatttgtttcaaatattttctattaaatcatatttcaaTCGATGATGTGCCTTGGTATCGTGAACATCATCCCGAATGCCGATAATATTATGGATATTTGTAGGCATGTCGTTACCGACCCGTGAACTTCTTGGGACGTCTTCCTCTTCAAATTCATAATCATCGTACCGAATGAATCCATCTCGTTCATTCTCGAATATCATATTGagtagtatgatacatgctctcataatcttcctaATCTTCTGTTTGTCCAATGAAAGAGTCGGGTTCTTCACAATCGCAAATCGagattgcaatactccaaaagccatTTCCACATCTTTGCGGGTTACTTCTTGTTTTTTAGCAAATAATTCTGCCTTAAGACCTTGAGGACTtgtgatagattggataaaGGTTGCCCATTTGGGATAGATACCGTCAGTGAGATAGTAGGCCAAGTTATAGTTGTGTCCGTTGACCACATACTCTACCTTGGGAGCTCGGCCTTcgaaaatgtcatcaaaaacaggagacCGATCCAAgacattaatatcgtttaaagTACCTGGTGGACGGAAGaaagcgtgccatatccaaagatcttgtgaaaccacagcctctaagacaattgtcggtttTCCCGAGCCACATGCGTactgtcctttccaagcggttggaCAATTTTTCCATTCCCAATGCATGCAGTCAATGCTTCCAACCATCCTAGGAAACCCGCGtttctctccaatatcgagcaACCGTTGAAGATCCTCTGCTGTGGGCATTCGTAGATACTCATTTCCAAATAACTGTATTATTCCGTCAGTGAAATGGTGTAAACATGAAAGTGCCGTActttcaccaagtcggagatattcgtctgCCGCGTCAGCCGCTGAACCGTAAGCAAGTTGACGAATAGACGCCGTACATTTTTATAGTGGAGAAAGACCAGACCTCCCGGTTGCATCTCTTCTTTGTGTAAAGAATCGAATGTTCTCTGAGAGGCTCACCACTATACGCAAGAATAAATCCTTACTCATGCGGAACCGGCGTCTGAATAAATGGGCCGAGAATGTTGAATGTTCGCTGAAGTAGTCATTTCATAAACGGTTGTGTCCTACTTCACGGTTTTGCTCTATATAAGCACGCCTCTTCTGCTTATTGGGTTGGGACCCGACAATGTCATTGTATGTATCATCCACAATTTCGTCGAAAATTTCTTCCAATCTTTCATCAACGTTATCGGATGAGGATGATGACATCTTTAGATATCCCTACTTGAATCCAAAATTTTACTTATTGGTTActtaaattttagtaatttttttaaaaaattgaaaaattagaaaattccttttttttaaaccaatttTAGTATGATTATTCACATTTTCAACACATGTTTTTATACTTAATGACAATGTAAATAGCTTTTATTAGTCAATCAGCCGAACACATGCAACGGGTTTCAAACCAAATCATTAGATGAAGCAACACATGTTTCAGTTTAAATATTCAACACATGTTTCAGTTTAACTAAAATGAACCAAAAGAACATAAAATGCAACACATGTTTCAGTTTGAGCAACAAGAGTGATAAGTGTTACCTAATGCCGAGTGGATACAAAGAGAAGGCACCAAGAGAATACAAGGactacttcttcttctaccaAGAGGATACAACGACTGCTTCTACTTCTTTTACAAAGATAAAGCACCAAAAGGATACAAGTTTTGAAAGTGGAGAATCTGTGACTTGCTACTTATTATACAACAAAGACAACTACTTATAATACTAGACTTGAATAAAAATGCACCCGTGACTTGCTTCACATCCGCTAACGACCAAAAGACTTTCAGACCTCCCAATGCACCCGTGACTTGGTTCACATGGCTTCACGGACCTGACACATCAAATAAGACAACAGTTAGTACGAtagaaaaaacaatttaaaagtcCCAACttcacaaaacaaaattaataccTACAATCAAGACTAATAAATCACAACATTTCAGACATTAGTTTGAGTTTTAGAGTAGTCTCCATCTCTAATAGTGGCTCTGTTTTCGCGAGTAAACGATCTAGGAGTTTATGTCTAGAGAttttttctttagtttctaAAACAGCCTGTAGCTTCGTCAACTCCTCCTCTCTagcactcttcttcttcttacatcCAGCTTTGGCAGCCTTTACCCCGGGAGGTCTACCCTCTGGTTCTCCGTCTTCCCCTTCTTCTCTATCACCCGCCGAAGGTGGTTTCCGCTTCTCATTTCCACCGTCCTTAGCCGTATGAGTTGCACACGATTTCTGGTCATGCCTCAGCTCCCTCCAGCAGTGATCCAGGGCGAACTTGTAGCCGTTATTACTGAAGAAAATGTCTAAAGCTGCTTTCATGAGATCATCATCATTTTGCCCACTCCTCTGCTCCCTCAGAGCCCCATCATAGCAACCAGCAAACTTGGATACTTGCTCGTTAATCCGAGCCCACCTCTGCTTGCAAGGACGAAGCTTCCTCGGTGTAGTCCCAACCAGGTGAGGGCTTCCGTTGTAGTAGTCTACAATACAATTCCAGAAAGCATCAGCTTTTTGCTCAGTGCTCACCACAGGGTCCTTACTGGTGTTAAGCCACGCACCAATAAGGATTTTATCCTCTGTGGGAGACCATTTCTCCTCTCCTTCACACAAGGCTCATCGGGAACTTGGCTAGCGAACCAATTAGCTTCGGGTGAGTCAAGGTCAATGGGATTTTGACTATTTAGTAGGTTTACATAGCCAGAAGGGTTAGGCATGGTTAGAGGTTGGGTTGTGACATTATTCTACCGACACTACTACTTAAGTAAGCAAATTCTAAACTAATTAAAGCCTATCAAATCAGAGCAGTTGGGAAGATAGAAAGCAAATAAGTTACATTAACACCTATTCTAATCCGAGTAAATACCTATCAAACTAAGTAATAAAAGCCAATCAAATGATGCCAATACAAACCAAACAAATAGCATCGGACACCATTTCTTTTCAAACACAACTAGAGTACTAATTTTAACCTTCATTTCAAACACAACAAGagtactaatttttaaaaagaaataatacaTTATTACAGATAATTCTGACAAACGCCACTCTCCTTAGAAACCTTTGCAACAATTCCTGAAAAAACATGAGATAAACATTCAAACGTTTTACAAAAGCCTCTAAGAATATGCAATTAAATAAGAGGACATAAACTAACCTCGCAGAATCACTAACACCAAACCTATTAAGACTAATAGACAGACCATTAGCTTAATTCATGCTTTCTTCTTTGAAAGCTCATCTACCGTCTTCTCAAGGTTAAGGCGCTTCTGCACACTCTCATCTACCGTCTTCTTAAGATCACTAAGTTGCCTCTGAAACtccctcatctcctccatgacTGCCACTTCCCACCATTTCCAAACGTGGCAGTCTCCATCATCAGCATTATCGCACGTAAAGTACCTTCTGTATGGGTCTTTAGGAGTGTAAGAGCAGCCGAGAACAGGCTGAGCTCCACAGTAGCATGTCGTGGGGATTCCATCATCAGCCTCTGGTTGACGTGGGTACTGAACCGGCATTGCATTGCGGTTGCTACTGTCAGTTTCATCCGCGTAAATGTGAGCTTCGGCTTCAAGAAGGGAGGTTATGTCCAGAGAGTCTGATGATGAAGAGGGCTGGATGTAGCTGTAATCTTGTCCCATTTTCTTTAACCTGAAAGAAGTGAAGAACTGTGAATCAATTAGAACCGATTACTTATTACATTCGCAAAAACACTCGCATATATACGACCGAGTAGTGATTTAACTGAACCCCAAGAATACTCCCTTAAAATGAAC
This genomic interval from Brassica napus cultivar Da-Ae chromosome A6, Da-Ae, whole genome shotgun sequence contains the following:
- the LOC125609979 gene encoding glutathione S-transferase T3-like, giving the protein MPNPSGYVNLLNSQNPIDLDSPEANWFASQVPDEPCVKERRNDYYNGSPHLVGTTPRKLRPCKQRWARINEQVSKFAGCYDGALREQRSGQNDDDLMKAALDIFFSNNGYKFALDHCWRELRHDQKSCATHTAKDGGNEKRKPPSAGDREEGEDGEPEGRPPGVKAAKAGCKKKKSAREEELTKLQAVLETKEKISRHKLLDRLLAKTEPLLEMETTLKLKLMSEML
- the LOC106351852 gene encoding uncharacterized protein LOC106351852 isoform X1, which translates into the protein MEAVDNPEETIPGNSSRLAGNPNWGTATVVGIFAGMLYGGSKEASASVSKDAEVMLKMGSTQDKREQHRLMRDAMEKRFTRVTRGSLIGGMRLGMFTASYFSLQNFLAETRGVHDVFNFVGAGSATAAVFGLIMPGSLAWRARNVMLGSVLGATVCFPLGWLQLKLMEKANEGNKQDTSHIGEVTSGVGAAIERLEQQLRK
- the LOC106351852 gene encoding uncharacterized protein LOC106351852 isoform X2, whose product is MLYGGSKEASASVSKDAEVMLKMGSTQDKREQHRLMRDAMEKRFTRVTRGSLIGGMRLGMFTASYFSLQNFLAETRGVHDVFNFVGAGSATAAVFGLIMPGSLAWRARNVMLGSVLGATVCFPLGWLQLKLMEKANEGNKQDTSHIGEVTSGVGAAIERLEQQLRK
- the LOC106347869 gene encoding glutaredoxin-C1 yields the protein MGSMFSGNRLNKEEMEVVVNKAKEIVSAHPVVVFSKTYCGYCQRVKQLLTQLGATFKVLELDEMSDGGEIQSALSEWTGQSTVPNVFIKGKHIGGCDRVMESNKQGKLVPLLTEAGAISN
- the LOC125610122 gene encoding uncharacterized protein At4g04775-like — protein: MGQDYSYIQPSSSSDSLDITSLLEAEAHIYADETDSSNRNAMPVQYPRQPEADDGIPTTCYCGAQPVLGCSYTPKDPYRRYFTCDNADDGDCHVWKWWEVAVMEEMREFQRQLSDLKKTVDESVQKRLNLEKTVDELSKKKA
- the LOC106347868 gene encoding diphthine methyltransferase homolog translates to MDAAHCYLEGNADAVEFCPHEPHANLLAASTYTLQEGDLPSRSGSVYLFDVEHSRLNLLHKVDTTGVFDIRWSRGGGESLALAQADADGCLRVYKVDDTEDKGYCLREVAGEKISSSMCLYLDWDQSSTSIVVGLSDGSASVVSFTDSNLETVQEWKGHDFEVWTASFDLNNPSLVYTGSDDCKFSCWDIRDNPGDNRVFQNSKAHTMGVCCVSPSPSEPYSVFTGSYDETLRVWDTRSVSRPVNEVSVSLGGGVWRIKHHPSVRGVVLVACMHNGFAVVKVGGGKGEVMESCSKHESLAYGADWYKGKDQKRSLVATCSFYDKLLRLWKPETAFEI